GACTAGCCATATGCTTCAGTTTCCGCTTTTGAATCTTTCTCAGCCCCAATCTGTTCTGAAATGAGGAAGTTAGAAATAATAAGACGAAATGATACAGGAGCGAGTAAAACCCCTGCCCTTTATTTATGGCACCAAATTGCCACAGGGAAACAATGATTGACAGCAGAAAGTCATTTTTTAATGAATGGGGCTGTTGGAATATTTCAAACCAAGGCTATCGCATGATTAGATTAGGACATAAAAACAATTTATGTCAAGTCTCACCTCCCGTTCAGACTGTTCCCTCCCCTTTTTGTTGTCTGCCCACCCCTGTACATACAGTATTTCAACTGCAAACTGAGACTGGAACAACTTGCACTTTCATTTCTGCTAGCAGCAGATTCAGTTCCACTTTTTGACTCATGTGGCTGTGGGGAAGAGGTTATGTGCAACAATCTGAACTGgaaccccaccccaaaagtgTATCACATCTACaaagaacaaacaagcaaacaaaaacccactTGGGTAATTCCAAAGTTTCTTGCCATaatatactgtattgtgttttagcATGGCGCATAGTCAGGAAATCAGGTCAGAAAGCAGCCATTCACAGTCATCTAACCCTTACCACAACCATTCTTCTGAACATTGTCCTGGCAATTCTTACTATAAGGCACCAGGCAGAAATAAGAAATGGCTGCTTCCTGTCactacagagaaagaaagaaggaaggaaggaagtcatagcttctttctctcttttcccatgGCACAAAGCCCATTCTCTCACATAGCATTAGGAGCCAttctgtctttttatttaaattcttCCTTTGACTTGGCTGTGTGTTGGTTGCACTAAAAACAGATGCTAAGGAATCAGTGCAGCAGATCATCTTGGCCATTATCGGAGATCAGCTTTGGTGGTGGGAGGACGTTCTAAACATGGCTGGTGGAGAATGAGCATGTGATGTGGCACCAAGGAAATttcccagtttctgggaatcgcaagtgggcagagtgctgttgcactcagctcctgctttaggcaattgtgagaacaggatggtggacttggtgggccatcggcctgatccagccaagGTTCTTCTGATGCTATTAAAGGAACCACTTCCATTTGTCCAGAAAAGCTGCTAAGACAATTCTGGAGAGAATAAGAAATGGTGGGTTCTAGCAGTGGTGGACCGACATTTGGGGGGCCCTGTagtttgaactgttatgggggtccctttgcaaccagcaacaaggtctgagtaaccactgttatcttcttcaacgGAGTTGTTCCATcatcacattaaaaaaacccaactactACATCTAGATTTTGATTAAAAATTCTGTACTGGATTCTCTCCCAGGTCAAAGTCACTAGTgtgggaaaaaaaaatcctattctTTATAGTTTTTAAGTCACACGACTCAACTTGGGTTTACTAGATGCAAAcattttaagcaatgtggactaaagtcggctctggggcccctctgggatcaggggccCTGAAGTTCaaacttcattagtttcatagtagatcatCTGCCTCTGGATTCCAGCAAAGCTGCTATTGTTTGGGGACCAATGTATTGAAACTGTTGCTGCCTGGTTCTAGGTGCCTATTTCTGAACCTGCATAATACCTGCTCAGTAAAGCAATAAGGAAACAGATTTCTGCAAATATGCCCCAGTTGTTATATTTCTTATTGTGCTGTAAGCCTATCAGAGGCTGCTCTAAAGTGCGTCCAACCTGAGAAAGAGAAAGTATAAAGCAAAATAGTTTTGCTTCCTCTTTAAATGATCAGCCTTAGCATAAAAAGAAGGAAGCCTCTACTGGGGTTACCAccagcagaagagagagagagcagcacatTGAGACTACTCAGATACTAGCTTTTCCTCTACACTGGTCGAGCCATGAGTAATTGGACAGCGATCGTTCTCTCCTTGACGCTCATAACTTGGGTATGTCGAGCACAGGAATCACCCTTGTGCCGTCCTTCTGTCACTGGATTTCAGGCATGCAAACAGGTCTTGAATCTTCCTGCACTGGAAGTTCTTCCTGGAGGTGGTTGGGATAACCTGAGGAATCTGGATATGGCAAGAGTGATCAGCCTAAACTACTCTTCGTGCAGCACTACGGAAGACGGGGCTTATCTCATCCCCAACGAGTTTTTCGCCATCGCCCGTAAACAGAGCTCCCTGGAGATGAACTCAGAGATAATAGAGTCTTGGATGGATTACCAGTGTGCCACCTCCGTTTCCATCAATGCAGAGGTGTCCTTTCTTTCTATCAACGGAAGGTTCTCCACTGATTTCCGCAGGATGAAAACCCACCAAGTGAGAGATCAGGCTGTGACCACCAGGGTTCAGGTCAGGAATTTGATGTACACTGTGAAATTCAACCCGGGTGCAATGTTAGATAAAGGCTTCCAGCAGCAGCTTGTCACCATTGCTAGCTATCTGGAGAACAACCACACACGAATGGCTGACTACTTGGCAGAGATCTTGGTCCTAAACTACGGCACTCACGTTATCACGGGAGTTGACGCTGGAGCCAGCCTCATCCAGGAGGACCAAGTGAAGTCCTCCTTTGTGAAAGATGGCAAGTCCTCGAGAATTTCTGTCACAGCTGCGGCCGGGGCCTCTTTCCGCAAATTGCTCCACTTTGACATTAGCACTTCAGTGGCGACAGAAAATGCTCTCACCCAGCAGTATCTGGACAACCTCACCAGCTCCAGGGTGGAGAGTATTGGCGGAGTGCCTTTTTACCCTGGCATTACCCTGAAAACTTGGCAGGAGAGCACCACCAACCAGCTGGTGGCTGTTGACCGCTCAGGCTTGCCTCTGCCATTCTTCATCACCCCAGGAAATCTGCCGGGATTGCCTACCCCCACCGTGAAGAGATTGTCCAAAACTGTGGCATCTGCCATCTCCCGTTACTACACATTCAACACCTACCCTGGCTGCATCGACCCTGCCTCGCCCAACTTCAACTTCTATGCcaacatggatgatgggagctgcgaAGGGACAATGACCAACTTCACCTTTGGTGGAGTCTACCAGGAGTGTGCTCAGCTGGAAGGTCCTGATGCTGCTGTGCTCTGCCAGGACCTAGAGCAGAGGAACCCCCTCACTGGAGACTTCTCTTGCCCCGAGGGTTATGATGCAATCAAACTGCGCTCCCAGCTGCTTGAGGAAGGCTATAGCCGCTTGGAGTGCCAGCAGCATTGCAAACTGTGGATATTCTGCAGGCGGGTTTGCAACGATGTTTTCACCCCTTCCGCGGTCCAGTTCAGCTCCTATTGGTGTGCAGCAAGAAACTCCATCCCCCAACAGTCAGGGTTCCTTTTTGGAGGCCTCTTTAGTGGCCAGAGCCCCAACCCCATGACCAACAGCCAGTCCTGTCCCTCCAACTATTACCAGCTGAAGCTTTTGGACCAGCTCATAATCTGCGTCAGCAACGATGCCCGGGCACAGAGCCATGCTATTCCTTTCGGGGGGTTCTTCAGTTGCCAGGTAGGAAACCCGCTGACGGGACACCACCGTGGAACAGATGATGACCCCTACTCCAAGAGGTGCCCAGCAGGATTTGGCCAGCACCTGGCTCTGATCAGCGATGGCTGTGAAGTGCAATACTGTGTCCAGGCTGGGCGTTTCACAGAAGGGGCTTTACCCCAAGCCCGGCTCCCTCCCTTCACTCGCAAGCCTATCATAAGCTTAACTGCCACCAACACCGTCCTGGTGATGAACAGCAATGGGGACCAGGCTTGGATCAAGGACACCCAGACCCAGATGTGGAAGATAGGCAGCCCTGCCGATCTGCACAACATGAACGCTGCTGGTGGGAGCTTCTCAGGTGGAGAGACAGCTGGGGTCACTGTTGGTGCCACCGCCGGCTTGGCCATCCTGATTGGCCTGTCTGTCTACGGATGCAGGAGGTACAAGAAAAGGGAGTACAAAAACattggggaagaggagaggagtttGACCTCAAGCAACAATGCCCGTGATTTCATAGAAGTTGAGCAGGAGCAGGAAAGACAAACAGTGTagtgtgtggtttgtgtgtgtgtgttactatcAATTACATCAGGGGTGGGTACCTGTGGCCCtgaagatgatgttggactacagctcccatcagctccagccaggatgatgggagtagtagtccagcaacatctggagggccacctgaATGCTGCTGTATGTCAGCcacccccaacctgctgccctccagctgtttgggacttGGACACCCATGATCCTGACTGTTGGCTACACTGGAAGGagctgataggaactgtagttcaaaacctcTGGAAGGGGGAGGCTAGTGTATGTGCATGGCTatgagcttcctcctcctcctgtctcttgTTCCTCTTCTCTAACTTTTCTGAGTAAGCAGAAGCACAGCAGCTCCCATAGGCATTTCCCGTTAGGTCCAGGGCAttgggaatctgccttatacttagCTGAATCCTTTGGTCCACCTAGATCAGAAGTGCCTCTTCCGACAAGCTCTctagcattttttgttttaaaataactttcattaaatattttctttgctTATAAAAGCACACACgttgtctctttcttcaggttgtgttttctgcAGATCGGTTACATTTTTTTTGTGAGTCATTGGTGTTATATGCAGGttagggttgggaagaaaaggggggatggGTGAGAAGGGGTGGCGTGGTAAAAAAGCTTGTATTATTTTACTTAGtgcatgtgtggggttttttttgtgtccGAGTCACTTGaataggttctctttctatttgcttgttgtttccttggtggtgagagaggttgggggtggcgtTGTGTGTGGCTGATTCgtctttggttggctgcagtgggatttgtttgtgcatgtgggggggggcgttgttgggttaagttagccatattgattcatttGCTGTCattcttcttgttgtcttgttgggctgtgtttgtgataaaggggagccatactggggcgAAGGCATCCTATTCCATTtctccccgtgtcagtttcagtctatcggttagcttttctagtaaggccgcTTCCAATACTACTTGATACCAGTGTCCCATGTTTATTTCcgacaggtccctccagtgtctggctatgatgttttgggctgctgagagtaggtgggttatgaggtcttttATCATGTGAGTgggcagctctccagcatttctgaCGGGAGTTTTCCCCAACCTCATCTATGGGCATAAGGGGCACATGCCTTTTCCTGGGGGGGTTAGACTACAACAGAGATGAGGGAgactgtggccttccaaatgctgtccaactccaaatcccatcagcccaaactggcacagccaatggccagggatgatcggagctggagtccagcaacctctgacgAGCCTCACCTGaacccttccccccatgggataTACAGCCACACAGCACCTGAATTCACCTTCCTTGAGGATACCTGCCTGCACTGCAAACAAATCACAGGTTAAGATGGTGGTGCCATGAAGGGTTGATGATGACAGGACGGGACAAGACCCTTAGGCTGAAGAAGGCTCCCCACCCTGATCTGGCCTGTGTGCAGAAGTTGCAAAAGCTTAACAGAATTTTAAGTTTAACAGGATGCAACTTAACaaggacactcccccccccagtgtcagACAGAGTAGACTCTGcattctttactttttttttttaccagcacTGTTGTAGAAACAATACCAGGATAACACCTTGGCCAAGTCCTAGTTTTACTTCCCAGGTAGAAGAGAGGGGCTGCGTAGCTACTTTGGGGAAACACTTTGAGCTGCTCAGATGGGAGAGGAAGCATGCTTAttgtcacatgcacacaaagccggggggggggggcagcgaggTAGAAAAGGGGGCTATGAAGAGAGAATGTAAGTAACTTCAATATTCAGCCCTTGTTCAGCTATAAAAAACACTGAGTTGCAGCAAAGGAGCTGCAAGGGCTTTTTCTCTTTCGGCAAAATgattttctcccaccccccacccccccacaagtGCATCTTTGAACACACTGGCCTGGTGCATTAGCAAGATTTTATTCTACAGCTCCTCTGTGCTCAATCAGCAGCTTATGCTCTATTAACAAATATCCTCCCAGAAAAGGATGACAGGAAATGCCTCTTCCAGACTCCGTCAATGAGTCAGCCACTGATTTGTCTGCAAACCACAGCAGGTTACTAACAGTATATTGAATTTTTGGTTTTATTTGATCCAGTAAAAGCAACTGCATGtatccatatataaaaatatattttattttttaaaaaaccctcttgaatgcaaaatatatgtgtactgtatatatatatagtgctcgTTCATAAACATGCAATCCAACATTCCTGAAGGGAATGAACGTCTTGTACTAAGGCAGCCGTCAATGAATATCGTCGTTTTTCAGCAAGTTACTCCCATTTGGTTCTGCTTTATTGCTTACTTCTCCAAACTGGTGGAGGGAATCGGTTTTAAAGGACATAAGAAAGGATGTAGGCACTTAGATCTCATGTAAACAAAGAGAGGAAACTATACACAAGTAGTAGATCAGCGGGAAAGAATTTGTACAGCTAGAACTCACCAGTGTTTtatgtactatttctggattcTGCACTCAGAAAAATGAAATCCTGCCATTAGAGGTGtgtgaaatatacagtggtacctctacttacgaatttaatgcgttccgaaagcacatttgtaagtcgaaaaaaattgtaagtcgaatcccataggaatgcattgggagaaaaaattcgtaagtcgaagcaaccctatctaaaaattcgtaagtagaaaaaatcctatctaaaccgcatccaagatggcggacggagctccatttgtaagtagaaaaattcgtaagtagagttatttgtaagtagaggtaccactatattggtATATATTTACTTATAGCGAAAATAGAGGCTAATTAGGCAAGCTATCTCACAGTGTGGAATTATTTGGCAATCAAACACGTGATAAGAAGGAATAGGAATTAGATATCCAAGAAGGCTCAGGAAAGAAACAGTGGAAGAGTCACATGTAGCTGTGCAGTGGTGTAACCAACACAGCAAATTTTGTGCTTGGCAGGGCAACACATGGGATAGATATGACAAGAACGACTGTGCATTCTTGATTGGAATGAGAGAACAGTCTACGTTCACCGGTGAATCttaaggcagcctttgccaacctggtggcctccacaTGTCTTAGACGACAGCTCACGTCAGTCCAAGCTCACCTAAGGGATGAGCTTGTGGTTTCTAACCCTCTTCCATTGCACCTTTCATCACTGCATCAGAGGCAGGCATTCCCAATTTCTCCAGCATGTCCAGATTTCTCCAGCACGACATCGTAAGgagtgggagaggagaaagagaaggtgcACCTGTTTCATTCCTGCAGGCCATGCAGCTGTTAATGGCACAGTATCTCAGAAAAAAAGTTGGCAATCTGAAGTATGAACAGCGAGTATGAACAGATTCCAAGATGAGATCCAACTCAAATTAGAAGTTTAGCAAGATGATCCTGTTTTGTTCCTTCagttctttccctcccttctgaCACTTACAAATGTAAGATTTTGATTCTGTCCAAGATCCAAGAATTAGAAGTCCTTCACTGGATctaaatattttccttcaaatTGTGTTAACTGTAGTGAGTTCGTTTTCCATCAACTCTCAGCTCAAGCCGAAGTACTGTATTTGCTTTTCCCTGAAGCAACTTCCCCCTTGTGGCTGTTTGAAAGCCAATGTTCTCCCAGCTAAGTAAACTACACACATTCACCTGCTCAGGAAGCACCAACAATGAACAAAGGACAGACTCGCAGACTCAGAAAACACAGACACGAGACATTCTTCAAAAATTGGCAGTGGAGTTTTCCTTTTATTGTTgtacccgccccgccccccaagggTGCCATCCTGACGCAATGCAACAAACTAGAGACGGGCAAAACGCACCGTTCACAAACAACCAACAAACAATAtacatcatggcttccccctccccctgccctccccccccgcccccaataccACTACCAGCACCCCCAACCACAACCTGCTTTGGGACTTGAAGAGGACAAAAAGTGGAAAAGAGAGACCCTCTTCCCCCCATCACCCTCAACAACAGCGTCACATCAGGCTTGTCATTCCCTATGAAGTACAAAATTATCAGTGGCTGGAGAGTTCAAGGAAGAAGTAACTCAGCCCaaacaaaagtaaaattaaaaggcAAACTGGCTCCCTTCAGTCGGGAGATGACCGTGGCTGGAAGGTTGCCCTTCAAAATCTCTCCCCTATCCTGGAGGCTAAATCACATTTGAGGGAatgccatggtgtgtgtgtgtgtgtgtatatttgagGGTGGGGTAGAGAGAGATGGCGTTTAGAGAGTTTAACAAGGCTGGGTAAACTCCCAAAcgggtttctccccacccccaccaattgAACCACTCAATCAGATCAAATCTATTAGGGGGAAATCCGAGAAGGAAATGCCTGGCAAGATTTATTCAGAAAGGCATCCCTACATAATGTAAGATgccaacccagtcaggtgggtggcatataatttattttttatttttttgatgaTGTAGTAACtgagttaaaaattaaaaagctaagAGTGGCACTCAACCAAGTTTTACACACAGTAAACTTGCTGACGATGACTAAGTTAGGACCATTAATGTCAATAGGTCTACTCCAAGTGAAACCTAGCTGAATGCTACTCAATGGAATGTTAACATGTTCTTGAGAGGAGCGCTGATGAGAAAGTAAGAGGAGATTCTCCAGGTGACATGTACCCAGGAGCCACCAATTATTTATTaagagccttttttaaaaaaaaatcacagcacaCTTAACAACCCTTGTGATGTCTCTGGGCTCCtccacattcacacacaccctgccgCCACCAAATCAGACAAGCGTGCAGTCAGACATCTCTACAGACATGCTCCTTCCTATTCCCACATGCTCTCTCTCACACTTTccatctcttttattttctcacccGAGCCTGCCCCACAGAGATTTCACATGGGTTATTAAGgtgcatgcaaaaataaataaatcaattttattcaaatatcaggggtgggcagggaagggCAGGGACCCAAATGGCACAGCCGTTTGAAAAAGGCTGTCGCTCTTCCtgggagagccaatgtggtgccctgcaggtgttgcttgactccagctcccatcaaccccagctgctatggccaacagtcagggatgatgggagttgtagttcaggaaaaAAAACTTCTGGGAGGGCCCCACACGGACGCCCCCTGCTCTGTGCCATGGCAAACCGTATCATGAGTTGCGCTTAGCCTCCAGGTCTAACTTAAGTACCATTGTATTACACATCCTAGCCTCAAAGCCTTTCTCATacattacaaatatatatataaatatatacatatatacgaCAAACCCCCCAAACATGAGgtaaataaattcaaaacagTATCCAGGGGACTCCCCCATACAAACAGTTCAAAAGAACCCACCTCAGGAGTGCGAGGAGGCAAAACCTGAATGTGTCTTGCCTTCCACCACTTCTGTAAAAAGCCTCTCATTCCAACCCACAACAGAAACAGATCGGACATAAAACAACCAGCCCCCCTGGGATGCAATTcacaaacagaaagagaaatcAGGGCACATGGCTCTGTATTGGTCTGGAGAGAAGTAAATGCAACTGAGACAGGGAGGCCTGACCTAAACCCTAGCTAAGTCTGTACTGCAACCAGGAGCCCAGCTGGATCGGGCAGATCCAGCCACAGGAGCAAGACTTGGGCTGCATGTACACCATGCCTCCGAGGCACATTCTAAGCACagtctttccctcaaagaattctgggcactgtagtttgccaGAGGTTGCTGGGAATGTTcactctgtgaggggtgaactacagggCCCAAAAGACAGGGctgcaaatgtgctttaaagatgtaTGCCGTGTACtttttccagcctcagtcagagGCAAGTGTGGGCCAGATCCAATATGCCAACTTACAGGGAAGCAAGGGGTTTCCTGCATCCACCTAACGCAGTACAGATACCAGCTGTGATTCAGCTATTCTGCTCATCCAAGTTTCGAGTCGGATGCAAGGGCTTGCCTACAGCTGACCCAGTTTGGCATGCATCCAAGAGAAGGAATTCCCAGCCTGCTTCCTCAAGGAACTGGGGCAGGCTCTAGCAGGAAGCGGGCCTGCTTCTTAGCTATCTTAAAATAGGGACGCAGAGGCAGCCTCAGAACGTACGAGAGTGTCAGGGAGCACCAGACCAGCAAACAGCACATTTCTGACTCACACTGAGCCACGACATGAAAGCAGTGACATGACAACATGGAACCAGGCACCTAGCTGGGCAAGAAAGAGAGGCCAGGGCCAGTTTTAATCCTCAGTGCCTTTGGGACGGACAGCCACCTATCTTGGCTCCCGAGTGCTGCCACCCGAGATGCCTTCTTGCCCCCAAGGCATACCTTCCTCCTGTTGTTTTCACAGAATTTAAAATGGGTCTTTATTTGCCCCCCACGTAAAAATGCCAGGCCAGGTATCTGAGCTACAAACTATAAAAGCAGCTTTGGGTACTGAGGTTAATATAACCTCAGGCCTCGTCAGGACACTGCAGCCCAGGCCCAAGACAAGCTGGGTAGGGAGAACTTTGCCAGGCTCATTTGCTCCCAGCAGCCAAATGCTATAGGACTGGCGGCTTCCAACCTGAGCGAGCCCCTAAGCGGACTGCTGGGCAGGCAGACCCAGGCCTTTTAAGAGGCAGATGGTGGCTGTGGCAGCAGGAGGCACAGTGGACGAGGGAGATGGAACTTGATCCACAGAACGCCGGCTCTTTTTCATAGTTCCGCCCCAGGCATGGCAAagcctgtctcccccccccactccctcccaccccctcaatCCTTCTCCTGGAGCGTACTCTCCTCCGTGATGCCCTGAGCAGCCAGTTCAGCCAGCACATTGTCCAGGTAGTTGGGATCAGGGTAGCCGTGGCCCGTGAGATTGGAGCCAAACTCTGTCTTGTGGTGGATCTCGTTCCAGATCACCGTGTCCGACTCGCCCGTGGTGCTTGAGGTGCCAATGGCAAAGATCAGACGCCGGTCCCAGGCTACCAGAAGCAGTTTCAGCACCTgccagagggaagaagaagaagaggggaaaaggGGTTATGGGGAGGAGTTTGCCGAAAGCTCAGAGCCTCGTAACACAGACTACTTCGCagaagaggagccctgctggatcaggcccaaaggcccatctaatccagcatcctgaactcagtggccaaccaaatgctcaTCGGCGGGACCTGCGAGtgacagcactcttcccacttatgATAC
The nucleotide sequence above comes from Zootoca vivipara chromosome 1, rZooViv1.1, whole genome shotgun sequence. Encoded proteins:
- the MPEG1 gene encoding macrophage-expressed gene 1 protein; the encoded protein is MSNWTAIVLSLTLITWVCRAQESPLCRPSVTGFQACKQVLNLPALEVLPGGGWDNLRNLDMARVISLNYSSCSTTEDGAYLIPNEFFAIARKQSSLEMNSEIIESWMDYQCATSVSINAEVSFLSINGRFSTDFRRMKTHQVRDQAVTTRVQVRNLMYTVKFNPGAMLDKGFQQQLVTIASYLENNHTRMADYLAEILVLNYGTHVITGVDAGASLIQEDQVKSSFVKDGKSSRISVTAAAGASFRKLLHFDISTSVATENALTQQYLDNLTSSRVESIGGVPFYPGITLKTWQESTTNQLVAVDRSGLPLPFFITPGNLPGLPTPTVKRLSKTVASAISRYYTFNTYPGCIDPASPNFNFYANMDDGSCEGTMTNFTFGGVYQECAQLEGPDAAVLCQDLEQRNPLTGDFSCPEGYDAIKLRSQLLEEGYSRLECQQHCKLWIFCRRVCNDVFTPSAVQFSSYWCAARNSIPQQSGFLFGGLFSGQSPNPMTNSQSCPSNYYQLKLLDQLIICVSNDARAQSHAIPFGGFFSCQVGNPLTGHHRGTDDDPYSKRCPAGFGQHLALISDGCEVQYCVQAGRFTEGALPQARLPPFTRKPIISLTATNTVLVMNSNGDQAWIKDTQTQMWKIGSPADLHNMNAAGGSFSGGETAGVTVGATAGLAILIGLSVYGCRRYKKREYKNIGEEERSLTSSNNARDFIEVEQEQERQTV